In one window of Fictibacillus phosphorivorans DNA:
- a CDS encoding amino acid ABC transporter ATP-binding protein encodes MKKEMIRIENLKKSFGDLEVLKEVNLNVQESEVVVLIGASGSGKSTLLRCINFLEIKNGGRIVIEGEEIDPQTHNLNEVRQRVGMVFQHFNLFPHKTVLENVMEAPLHVRNQNKSEAEQEAKALLGKVGLSDKSDVYPAKLSGGQKQRVAIARALAMKPDIMLFDEPTSALDPELVGEVLATMKELAQEGMTMVVVTHEMGFAKEVADEVVYMHDGQIWERGKPEELFDAPKEERTKDFLSSIL; translated from the coding sequence ATGAAAAAAGAGATGATACGTATTGAAAACTTAAAAAAGAGTTTTGGAGATCTGGAAGTATTAAAAGAAGTGAATTTAAACGTACAAGAGAGCGAAGTGGTGGTCTTAATTGGAGCCAGTGGTTCTGGAAAAAGCACTCTTCTCCGATGTATCAATTTTCTGGAGATAAAAAATGGTGGAAGAATTGTCATTGAAGGGGAGGAAATCGATCCTCAAACACATAACTTGAACGAAGTACGTCAAAGAGTAGGGATGGTCTTTCAGCATTTTAATTTATTCCCTCATAAAACGGTACTCGAAAATGTGATGGAAGCCCCTCTTCATGTGAGGAACCAAAATAAATCAGAAGCTGAACAAGAAGCAAAAGCTTTACTTGGAAAAGTGGGGCTTTCGGATAAGTCAGATGTTTATCCGGCCAAATTATCTGGTGGTCAGAAGCAGCGTGTTGCGATTGCAAGAGCCCTAGCGATGAAACCGGATATTATGTTGTTCGATGAACCCACATCAGCTCTTGATCCAGAGCTTGTAGGAGAAGTGTTAGCCACGATGAAAGAACTTGCGCAAGAAGGCATGACGATGGTCGTCGTAACCCATGAGATGGGCTTTGCAAAAGAAGTAGCAGATGAGGTCGTTTACATGCATGATGGACAGATCTGGGAAAGAGGGAAGCCAGAAGAGCTTTTCGATGCCCCAAAAGAAGAGCGTACAAAAGATTTCTTAAGTTCTATCCTATAA
- a CDS encoding amino acid ABC transporter permease — protein MFDLAHILDVLVESYPLFMKGLWVTLQLTFVSVLIGTGIGLIFALFKISGIKVLNWIANIYIALIRGTPLIVQIFIFYFGLAELGISAFWSAAFGLAMHNGAYIAEIFRGSIQSVDKGQMEAGRSLGMTYGLAMRRIILPQAFKRALPPLGNQFIIGLKDSSLASFIALNELFSIATTQGSRTFDEMTYLIIVGLYYLILVLLFTLLVNLLEKKLSAGE, from the coding sequence ATGTTTGATCTCGCACACATTTTAGACGTATTAGTAGAAAGTTATCCACTCTTCATGAAGGGACTTTGGGTCACCCTTCAACTTACCTTTGTATCGGTTTTAATCGGTACGGGAATCGGACTCATTTTTGCATTATTTAAAATCTCAGGAATTAAAGTACTGAATTGGATTGCCAATATCTATATTGCACTTATACGCGGTACACCGTTAATCGTACAGATATTTATCTTTTATTTTGGTCTAGCGGAGTTAGGGATTTCCGCCTTCTGGTCGGCTGCATTTGGTCTTGCTATGCATAATGGTGCTTATATTGCCGAGATCTTCAGAGGCTCTATTCAGTCAGTAGATAAAGGACAGATGGAAGCAGGACGCTCTTTAGGTATGACGTATGGTTTGGCGATGAGAAGAATTATCTTGCCACAAGCCTTTAAACGAGCACTACCGCCGCTAGGTAACCAATTTATTATTGGTCTGAAGGATTCATCACTAGCATCTTTCATTGCCCTTAATGAGTTGTTTAGTATTGCGACAACACAAGGTTCTAGAACATTTGATGAGATGACGTACTTGATTATTGTTGGTCTATACTATCTAATCCTCGTTCTTCTTTTCACTTTACTCGTTAATCTTTTAGAAAAGAAACTATCTGCTGGAGAATAG
- a CDS encoding transporter substrate-binding domain-containing protein, whose protein sequence is MKDFKKKIGILVVVFSMFVLAACGSSESSDGGPELKNEGEFNFIVSGEFPPFSSVDKGGELTGFDVAVGKAIAKELGLKPVPEKFKFHGAVSAIKADRFDAAVASHTITEDRKKAVNFSEPYYYSGPVIFTRPDSDIKTKEDLKGKEVAVSKGSTYEKSAQDFTDQIKNYDSDATALRALSEGKHDAVITDAITGKQAIEKGFKIVEQEQLGTSEQAIAIKKEDKELLKAVNKALKKMKDNGELAKLSEEYVGADITKKPE, encoded by the coding sequence ATGAAAGATTTCAAAAAGAAGATTGGTATTTTAGTTGTCGTTTTTTCAATGTTTGTACTAGCTGCATGTGGCAGCAGTGAGTCAAGTGACGGGGGTCCAGAATTAAAGAACGAAGGAGAATTTAACTTCATCGTATCAGGAGAGTTTCCACCATTCAGTTCAGTTGATAAAGGTGGGGAACTAACAGGATTTGATGTTGCAGTTGGTAAGGCAATTGCAAAAGAACTTGGTCTAAAGCCTGTTCCAGAAAAGTTTAAATTCCACGGTGCTGTATCCGCTATTAAGGCAGATCGTTTTGACGCAGCAGTGGCAAGCCATACAATCACTGAAGACCGAAAGAAAGCAGTGAATTTCAGCGAGCCCTATTACTACTCAGGTCCGGTAATCTTCACAAGACCAGATAGTGATATCAAAACAAAAGAAGATTTAAAAGGAAAAGAAGTTGCTGTTTCAAAAGGTTCTACCTATGAAAAATCTGCACAAGATTTCACAGATCAGATAAAAAACTATGACAGTGATGCAACAGCATTGCGTGCGTTGAGTGAAGGAAAACACGATGCCGTTATTACTGATGCTATTACTGGTAAGCAAGCGATTGAAAAAGGATTTAAGATTGTTGAACAAGAGCAGCTTGGGACGAGTGAACAAGCGATTGCTATTAAAAAAGAAGATAAAGAATTACTGAAAGCGGTAAATAAGGCATTAAAGAAAATGAAGGATAACGGTGAGCTCGCGAAGCTTAGTGAAGAATACGTCGGTGCTGATATCACGAAGAAGCCTGAATAA
- a CDS encoding PAS domain S-box protein — MRETSFELQNTKQMMHTFYEAVNNGIIVLEPCGTILYANTKACGMLRLSDSDVEGAFLYELPFFITDLNKEKWSLKEAYLHLIKNKTREFQIEIDLICKHTGFSSALSVSIIPFNREWSDLSVITLTDNQQLKRTEKKLNRSQQRFYSLVNSMEDTVFTLDTNFVHTGIYGRWMEKHSVKPSYFLGKTVREVFGAEIAEGQEKACHLVLQGKSQFYEWSNVRDGERLYYQAILSPITNDQGQVEGIVGVSRDITQSKRMELGLRESEERFRQFAENAKDIFWMQDYNTHQLLYISKAYKQIWDAEETDLIESVFTNVHSEDQEAVLAFIKMIAQGESQIEYRIHGKNNRVRWIRTRAFPITNGEEEIYRIAGISEDITDLKEKEELLRKSDKLTVVGELAAGIAHEIRNPLTSIKGFVQLMKADMEDLHSEIILSEMDRIESIITEFLVLAKPHQETFFQQRNVNDFIKQTITLLDSEANLKNVQFETHLMDVPQILCEGNQIKQVIINVIKNAIESMNNGGTIFVETGAHDEGYVFIKVTDQGVGIGEERLARLGEPFYSNKEKGIGLGLMVSLKIIENHHGNITFESMLDIGTTVTILLPTKLLP; from the coding sequence ATGCGAGAGACTTCGTTTGAATTACAAAACACAAAACAAATGATGCACACGTTCTATGAAGCGGTAAATAACGGAATTATCGTTTTAGAACCATGTGGCACGATTCTTTATGCCAACACAAAAGCGTGTGGCATGTTAAGGTTGTCAGATTCTGATGTAGAAGGCGCATTTCTATACGAACTCCCATTCTTTATAACAGATCTCAATAAAGAAAAATGGTCACTGAAAGAAGCTTACCTTCATCTGATAAAAAATAAAACACGAGAATTTCAGATCGAAATAGATTTAATCTGTAAACATACAGGCTTTTCGTCTGCATTGTCTGTTTCTATCATTCCTTTTAACAGAGAATGGAGCGATTTATCTGTAATCACTCTAACCGACAATCAACAATTAAAACGTACGGAGAAAAAGTTGAATCGCAGTCAGCAACGCTTTTACTCATTAGTAAATTCAATGGAAGACACGGTTTTTACTCTAGACACTAATTTTGTACATACAGGGATATATGGACGATGGATGGAAAAACATTCTGTGAAACCTTCTTATTTCTTGGGTAAGACCGTAAGAGAAGTGTTTGGAGCGGAGATTGCAGAAGGACAAGAAAAGGCATGTCATCTTGTTTTGCAAGGTAAATCTCAGTTTTATGAATGGAGTAATGTCCGTGATGGTGAAAGACTCTATTATCAGGCTATACTGTCTCCTATCACAAATGATCAAGGTCAAGTAGAAGGAATAGTAGGAGTTTCAAGGGATATTACCCAGAGTAAGCGAATGGAACTAGGACTTCGAGAGAGTGAGGAAAGGTTCCGCCAGTTTGCAGAGAACGCAAAAGATATCTTTTGGATGCAAGATTATAATACACATCAGCTTCTATACATATCAAAAGCCTATAAACAAATTTGGGATGCAGAAGAGACAGATCTCATTGAATCTGTTTTTACTAATGTTCACTCTGAAGATCAAGAAGCAGTCTTAGCTTTTATCAAAATGATCGCACAAGGTGAATCACAGATTGAGTACCGCATACATGGGAAAAATAACAGAGTCCGCTGGATTCGAACGAGAGCATTTCCAATCACCAATGGCGAGGAAGAAATCTATAGAATCGCAGGAATTTCAGAAGATATTACAGATTTAAAAGAAAAAGAAGAGTTGCTTAGAAAGTCTGATAAACTCACAGTCGTCGGTGAGCTTGCGGCAGGAATTGCTCACGAAATTCGTAATCCGCTCACGAGTATTAAAGGTTTCGTCCAACTTATGAAAGCAGACATGGAAGATCTTCATAGTGAAATCATCTTATCAGAGATGGATCGGATCGAATCCATCATTACTGAATTTTTAGTACTGGCTAAACCGCATCAGGAAACTTTTTTTCAGCAAAGAAATGTAAACGATTTTATTAAACAGACGATCACGCTTTTAGATTCAGAAGCAAACCTTAAAAATGTTCAATTTGAAACGCATTTAATGGATGTCCCTCAGATTCTTTGTGAAGGAAATCAAATTAAACAAGTGATTATTAACGTGATCAAGAATGCGATTGAATCCATGAACAATGGAGGTACTATTTTTGTAGAAACAGGAGCACATGATGAAGGCTATGTCTTTATAAAAGTGACCGACCAAGGAGTGGGGATCGGTGAGGAGCGGCTTGCAAGACTTGGAGAACCCTTCTATTCCAATAAAGAAAAAGGCATTGGCTTAGGACTGATGGTATCATTGAAGATCATTGAAAATCATCATGGAAATATTACTTTTGAAAGTATGTTAGATATCGGGACCACGGTCACGATATTGTTGCCTACAAAGCTATTACCATAA
- a CDS encoding flavodoxin family protein yields the protein MAVINGSSRENGNTDALTQKALDGIRYTSFYLKNYKINPIDDQRHVAGGFDKVEDDYDELISQVLQHDVLIFATPVYWYGMSGVMKNFVDRFSQSLRDEALNFKKSMSDKKAYVITVGGDHPRIKALPLIQQFQYIFDFLGTEFAGYLIGEANAPTEIFSDALSLENALTFNKALLKHTEK from the coding sequence ATCGCAGTGATTAACGGCAGCTCTAGAGAAAACGGAAATACAGACGCTTTGACACAAAAGGCTTTAGATGGGATTCGATATACTTCTTTTTACCTCAAAAACTACAAAATAAATCCTATAGATGATCAACGCCATGTTGCAGGAGGTTTTGATAAAGTTGAAGACGATTATGATGAATTAATCAGTCAGGTCTTACAGCATGACGTTCTTATCTTTGCGACACCTGTTTATTGGTATGGAATGAGCGGTGTAATGAAGAACTTTGTAGATCGGTTCTCACAGAGTTTAAGAGATGAAGCATTGAATTTTAAGAAAAGCATGAGCGATAAAAAAGCTTATGTTATTACAGTGGGCGGAGATCATCCACGAATAAAAGCACTTCCCCTAATCCAGCAATTTCAATATATATTTGACTTTTTGGGTACTGAATTTGCTGGCTATTTAATAGGAGAAGCAAACGCACCAACGGAGATATTCTCCGACGCTTTGAGCTTAGAAAATGCTCTGACGTTTAATAAAGCTTTATTGAAGCACACTGAAAAATAA
- a CDS encoding anti-sigma factor domain-containing protein, which produces MNKAIIVEVNKRHIIVLAEGGEFKKIKKTNAAYTVGQEIRLPVKQENKKPAFSIFNWKTGTAVALAIFLLFFQVLAPVSGPGAYAYVGINMDPSLELKIDEDMKVLDIYAYNQQGHMVLDRLEDWKNEEIEIVTDLIFETCEDLGYLKSKEEVLITTTLSEEVPSDKEKEIKQQVNKVMTEKAQKKSIEMTTIVMSSEEREQSKKMKMSPGHYAIYKAAKKSGKKITKNEISSLTIKEISEKVGPIKELLKEDIETVDITENKKEDLVYEPPLPILDLKDSKNEVKLEKEIVPVQEKLQEPQRKKTIELPVTHAEIPVSPKKEEKQTDKPVKVEQEKHVNPPAPSVSEQDKSAHKAPTKSTPVVTAPKEEKPKQEKPVEDRPKQELPKEEKPKTEVPKENIPKEAPKEEIPKVEKPKEELPKEEIPKEEIPKEEIPKEEVPKEETPKVETPKEETKPEPKEHWIYIEIIIDGITIEVRIKVTTNVSDAELKQKALATYQQNSQKHSCHTSTSAISQEVNQAEPNKELQQDTENKEVTESVNEEPLLEEAS; this is translated from the coding sequence ATGAACAAAGCGATTATTGTAGAAGTTAACAAACGCCATATCATCGTTCTTGCTGAGGGCGGAGAATTTAAAAAAATAAAAAAGACCAATGCCGCCTATACAGTCGGTCAAGAAATCCGTCTCCCTGTTAAACAAGAGAACAAAAAACCTGCTTTCTCTATCTTTAATTGGAAAACCGGAACGGCTGTGGCATTAGCGATCTTTCTCCTGTTCTTCCAAGTTCTCGCACCGGTTTCTGGACCTGGTGCATATGCATATGTAGGTATAAACATGGATCCAAGTCTAGAATTAAAGATTGATGAGGATATGAAGGTTCTTGATATTTATGCTTATAATCAGCAAGGTCATATGGTTCTTGATCGGTTGGAAGATTGGAAGAATGAAGAAATTGAAATAGTCACTGATCTTATTTTTGAGACGTGTGAAGACCTAGGCTATCTAAAGTCAAAAGAAGAAGTATTAATTACTACAACCCTCTCAGAGGAAGTACCTTCTGACAAAGAAAAAGAAATCAAGCAACAAGTGAATAAAGTCATGACCGAAAAAGCTCAAAAGAAATCAATAGAAATGACAACAATTGTCATGAGTTCTGAAGAGCGTGAACAATCAAAAAAGATGAAAATGTCACCTGGTCACTATGCGATTTATAAAGCAGCTAAGAAGTCTGGTAAGAAGATAACAAAGAATGAGATTTCAAGCCTTACAATTAAAGAAATTTCAGAAAAAGTAGGACCGATTAAAGAACTGCTAAAAGAGGATATTGAAACCGTTGATATCACCGAAAATAAAAAAGAGGATCTAGTTTACGAACCACCTCTTCCTATCTTGGATCTAAAAGATTCAAAAAACGAGGTAAAGTTAGAAAAGGAAATTGTACCTGTTCAAGAAAAACTACAAGAACCACAAAGAAAGAAAACCATTGAGTTGCCTGTTACTCACGCTGAGATTCCTGTATCACCAAAAAAGGAAGAAAAGCAAACGGATAAACCCGTAAAAGTTGAACAAGAGAAGCATGTAAATCCTCCTGCCCCTTCTGTTAGTGAGCAGGACAAGAGCGCACACAAGGCACCTACGAAGAGTACGCCTGTTGTAACTGCACCAAAGGAAGAGAAACCTAAGCAGGAAAAGCCTGTAGAGGACAGACCAAAACAAGAATTACCTAAAGAGGAAAAACCTAAGACAGAAGTACCGAAGGAAAACATTCCTAAAGAAGCTCCAAAGGAAGAGATTCCTAAGGTAGAAAAACCGAAAGAGGAATTACCTAAAGAAGAAATTCCTAAAGAAGAAATCCCTAAAGAAGAAATCCCTAAAGAAGAGGTTCCTAAAGAGGAGACTCCCAAAGTAGAAACGCCTAAAGAAGAAACTAAGCCAGAACCGAAAGAGCATTGGATTTATATTGAGATTATCATCGATGGTATCACGATCGAAGTACGCATTAAAGTAACAACAAATGTTTCGGATGCTGAATTGAAACAAAAAGCATTAGCTACTTACCAGCAAAATTCTCAAAAACATTCATGCCATACATCTACTTCAGCCATTTCACAAGAAGTGAATCAAGCTGAACCTAATAAAGAGCTACAGCAAGACACAGAAAATAAAGAGGTTACAGAATCAGTCAATGAAGAACCTCTTTTAGAAGAAGCTTCATAA
- a CDS encoding potassium channel family protein, whose protein sequence is MRSIYYAYLRMPMLIRLAIILFSILFSSAVLAHLLETKTFPTIFEGFYWAVITAGTVGYGDFTPETTQVRLLAIFLVFIGASFFAFLTVHLASSVVKSENRFFEGKSMYKNKDHFIIVGWNERARHTIQALKDKLKSNHIVLIDESLKVNPLYVEGIHFIHAKPSEDHTWLMAHIQQAHTILITADANLKEYEADTNTILSILTARGLNPTVSIHAEVLTTEQTTNAKRAGADHIIHTSNLASHAMVSGLSKEIL, encoded by the coding sequence ATGCGGTCTATTTATTATGCTTATCTAAGAATGCCGATGTTGATTCGACTTGCCATCATTCTTTTTAGCATCCTATTTTCAAGTGCTGTTTTAGCTCACCTCTTGGAAACAAAAACATTTCCAACCATATTTGAAGGGTTCTATTGGGCAGTTATCACAGCGGGAACGGTTGGATATGGCGACTTTACACCAGAAACTACTCAAGTCAGGTTATTGGCTATATTCCTTGTATTCATCGGGGCATCTTTTTTTGCCTTTTTGACTGTTCACTTAGCAAGTTCTGTTGTTAAAAGTGAAAATCGATTTTTTGAGGGGAAAAGTATGTACAAGAACAAAGATCACTTTATCATTGTCGGTTGGAACGAGAGAGCTAGACATACTATTCAAGCTCTCAAAGATAAACTCAAATCGAACCATATCGTTCTAATCGATGAATCTTTAAAAGTAAACCCTTTATATGTAGAAGGCATTCATTTTATTCATGCGAAGCCTAGTGAAGATCACACATGGTTGATGGCTCATATCCAACAGGCACACACCATCCTCATTACAGCTGATGCCAACTTAAAGGAATATGAAGCGGATACGAATACGATTCTTTCTATCCTAACAGCTAGAGGGCTGAATCCTACCGTATCCATCCATGCAGAAGTGTTAACAACAGAGCAAACGACAAATGCAAAACGAGCTGGTGCGGATCATATTATCCACACATCCAACTTAGCTTCACATGCCATGGTTTCTGGCCTTTCAAAAGAAATTTTATAA
- a CDS encoding YugN-like family protein, producing the protein MKPIKSSIEKECCALNEAEEVLKGMGFSYGGNWDYDHGYFDYKLDDEVGYTFLRIPFQAIDGQLDKKDTTIQFGEPFLLAHKYQVGLDDNAETGNISGSFNQFSEPQDPDATVDQKWIGIAKELVKKTETALLN; encoded by the coding sequence ATGAAACCGATAAAAAGTAGTATCGAAAAAGAGTGTTGCGCACTGAACGAAGCGGAAGAAGTATTGAAAGGGATGGGCTTTTCTTACGGAGGAAACTGGGATTATGATCACGGATACTTTGATTATAAACTGGACGATGAAGTAGGATACACGTTTTTAAGAATTCCTTTTCAAGCGATTGATGGTCAGTTAGATAAGAAAGATACGACGATTCAATTTGGTGAACCCTTTTTGTTGGCTCACAAATATCAGGTAGGTCTTGATGATAACGCTGAAACAGGGAACATCTCAGGAAGCTTTAATCAGTTTTCAGAACCGCAAGATCCGGATGCAACGGTTGATCAAAAGTGGATAGGCATCGCTAAAGAACTGGTGAAAAAGACAGAAACTGCTTTATTAAATTAA
- a CDS encoding glucose-6-phosphate isomerase encodes MTKKLSFDYSKALSFIGQHEVDYLTGAVKTAHEAIHEKTGAGNDFLGWVDLPENYDREEFSRIVKSAEKIKSDSDVLIVVGIGGSYLGARAAIEMLNHSFYNLLAKEDRKTPQVFFAGQNISSTYVKELFDVLKDKDVSVNVISKSGTTTEPAIAFRIFRKFLEEKYGKDEARKRIYATTDKAQGALKTLANEEGYESFIIPDDVGGRYSVLTAVGLLPIAVSGVNIEEMMNGAKEAAADFNNPNLAENQAYQYAAVRNALYNKGKTIELMVNYEPGLHYVSEWWKQLYGESEGKDYKGIYPASVDFTTDLHSMGQYVQEGRRDLFETVLYVDQAREEITIEEDGQNLDKLNFLAGQTMDFVNKKAFQGTMLAHTDGGVPNLVVSIPEMTPYHFGYLVYFFEKACAVSGYLLGVNPFDQPGVEAYKKNMFALLGKPGFEKEKEELEKRL; translated from the coding sequence ATGACAAAAAAGCTAAGTTTTGATTATAGCAAGGCCCTTTCTTTTATTGGTCAACATGAAGTAGATTATCTCACAGGTGCGGTTAAAACGGCTCATGAAGCGATTCATGAAAAAACAGGAGCGGGGAATGACTTCCTTGGCTGGGTGGATCTGCCTGAAAACTACGACCGTGAAGAGTTTAGCCGAATCGTAAAAAGTGCCGAAAAAATCAAAAGTGATTCAGATGTATTGATCGTGGTTGGAATTGGTGGTTCATACTTAGGAGCACGAGCAGCGATCGAAATGTTAAACCATTCTTTCTATAACCTTTTAGCAAAAGAAGACCGCAAGACTCCTCAAGTATTCTTTGCTGGACAGAACATTTCTTCAACCTATGTAAAAGAACTTTTTGATGTATTAAAAGATAAAGATGTTTCTGTAAATGTGATCTCAAAATCTGGTACCACTACTGAGCCTGCAATCGCGTTCCGTATCTTTAGAAAGTTCTTAGAAGAAAAATACGGAAAAGACGAGGCTCGTAAACGTATTTATGCAACGACTGACAAAGCTCAAGGGGCATTAAAAACTTTAGCGAACGAAGAGGGTTATGAATCCTTTATCATTCCTGATGACGTTGGTGGACGTTATTCTGTGTTAACGGCTGTTGGTCTTTTACCGATCGCAGTAAGTGGAGTAAACATTGAAGAGATGATGAACGGTGCGAAAGAAGCTGCAGCTGACTTCAACAATCCAAACCTTGCAGAGAACCAAGCTTATCAATATGCTGCTGTTCGTAATGCTCTTTATAATAAAGGCAAAACCATTGAATTAATGGTAAACTACGAGCCAGGTCTTCACTATGTATCTGAGTGGTGGAAACAGCTTTACGGTGAAAGTGAAGGGAAAGACTACAAAGGAATCTATCCGGCATCAGTCGACTTTACTACTGATCTTCACTCTATGGGACAGTATGTACAAGAAGGACGTCGTGATCTATTTGAAACCGTGTTATATGTAGATCAAGCACGAGAAGAAATCACGATCGAAGAAGATGGTCAGAACTTGGATAAACTAAATTTCTTAGCAGGTCAAACGATGGACTTTGTAAACAAGAAGGCATTCCAAGGGACGATGCTTGCTCATACAGATGGAGGCGTTCCTAACTTAGTCGTAAGTATTCCTGAAATGACACCTTATCATTTTGGTTATCTCGTTTATTTCTTTGAAAAAGCATGTGCAGTAAGTGGATACTTGCTAGGTGTTAATCCATTCGACCAACCGGGAGTAGAAGCATACAAGAAGAACATGTTTGCTTTACTAGGTAAACCAGGATTTGAAAAAGAAAAAGAAGAATTAGAAAAACGTCTTTAA
- a CDS encoding iron-containing alcohol dehydrogenase, translated as MNEYIYYNPTRLVFGKNQIQTLKDELGKFGKKVLVVYGGGSIKRNGLFDEVMNELKKMDAEVSELSGVEPNPRVSTVRKGVEICKEKGIEVLLAVGGGSVIDCTKAIAAGAKYDGDVWDIITLKAQVEDALPFGTVLTLAATGSEMNSGSVITNWETQEKYGWGSPLVFPKFSILDPTYTFSVPKDQTIYGMVDMMSHVFEQYFHNATNTPLQDRFAESILLTVMETAPKLLDDLENYELRETILYNGTMALNGTLQMGVRGDWGSHNIEHAVSAVYDIPHAGGLAILFPNWMRHNVDTNVARFKQLAVRVFNVETEGKSDKEVALEGIDRLSAFWTSLGAPNALKDYDIDDSKLDLIADKAMARGEFGNFKKQNKEDVLNILRMSL; from the coding sequence ATGAACGAATATATATATTACAATCCAACTCGATTAGTTTTTGGTAAGAACCAAATTCAAACGCTAAAAGATGAACTAGGGAAATTCGGAAAGAAAGTTCTCGTAGTATATGGTGGAGGAAGTATCAAAAGAAACGGTTTGTTCGATGAAGTCATGAATGAGCTGAAGAAGATGGATGCTGAAGTTAGTGAGCTTTCAGGTGTAGAACCGAACCCGAGAGTTTCTACTGTCCGTAAAGGGGTAGAAATTTGTAAAGAAAAGGGCATCGAAGTTCTTTTAGCTGTTGGTGGTGGAAGTGTTATTGACTGTACAAAGGCAATTGCTGCTGGAGCAAAGTATGATGGAGATGTATGGGACATCATTACGCTAAAAGCTCAAGTAGAAGATGCACTTCCTTTTGGAACAGTTCTTACACTTGCAGCAACAGGATCTGAAATGAACTCAGGTTCTGTTATCACGAACTGGGAAACACAAGAGAAATATGGTTGGGGAAGTCCGCTTGTATTCCCTAAATTTTCGATTTTAGATCCAACTTATACTTTCTCAGTACCTAAGGACCAAACGATCTATGGAATGGTTGATATGATGTCGCACGTGTTTGAACAATATTTCCATAACGCGACAAATACACCTTTACAAGATCGCTTTGCAGAATCCATTCTATTAACAGTAATGGAAACGGCACCTAAGCTTTTAGATGATCTTGAGAATTATGAGTTGCGTGAAACAATCCTTTATAACGGAACTATGGCATTAAACGGTACACTTCAAATGGGTGTTCGCGGTGACTGGGGAAGTCATAACATTGAACATGCTGTTTCAGCTGTTTATGATATTCCGCACGCTGGCGGCTTAGCTATTCTTTTCCCTAACTGGATGAGACATAACGTGGACACGAATGTCGCTCGCTTTAAACAACTTGCTGTTCGCGTGTTTAATGTTGAAACAGAAGGAAAGTCAGATAAAGAAGTAGCTCTTGAAGGTATTGATCGTCTTTCTGCTTTCTGGACATCACTTGGGGCTCCAAATGCTCTAAAAGACTATGACATTGATGATTCAAAACTAGACCTCATTGCAGATAAAGCAATGGCTAGAGGTGAGTTTGGGAACTTCAAGAAACAAAATAAAGAAGATGTACTCAACATTTTGAGAATGTCTTTATAA
- a CDS encoding DUF378 domain-containing protein has translation MSGLQRFALALVIIGAINWGLIGFFQFDLVAAIFGGQDATLARIVYGLVGLSGLYCLTLLFKPSEELSREGHAEHNRV, from the coding sequence ATGAGTGGATTACAGCGCTTCGCACTTGCTTTGGTTATCATCGGAGCTATTAATTGGGGTCTGATTGGATTCTTTCAGTTCGATCTAGTGGCCGCTATTTTTGGAGGTCAAGACGCTACCCTTGCCCGAATCGTTTATGGTCTAGTAGGTCTCTCAGGTCTATATTGTTTAACGCTTTTGTTTAAACCTTCTGAAGAACTTAGTCGTGAAGGCCATGCAGAACATAACCGTGTATAA
- the yugI gene encoding S1 domain-containing post-transcriptional regulator GSP13, which produces MNFEVGSIVEGKVTGIKPFGAFVALNDNVQGLVHISEVSHGFVKDINDALSVGDVVSVKVLSVDEDSKKISLSIRQTQEAPAPAPKKERRPGGFNNNNKKSNTNNQDANKGFNTLEAKLKDWLKESTDRQAQLNKRLKK; this is translated from the coding sequence ATGAATTTTGAAGTAGGTAGCATTGTTGAAGGTAAAGTTACAGGCATTAAGCCTTTTGGTGCGTTCGTTGCATTAAATGATAATGTACAAGGTCTTGTACACATCTCTGAAGTTTCACATGGTTTCGTTAAAGATATTAACGATGCATTGAGTGTTGGTGACGTTGTGTCAGTAAAGGTTCTTTCTGTTGACGAAGACAGCAAGAAAATTTCACTGTCCATCCGACAAACACAGGAAGCTCCAGCTCCTGCACCTAAAAAAGAACGCCGTCCTGGTGGATTCAACAACAATAACAAAAAAAGCAACACAAACAATCAAGACGCTAACAAAGGTTTCAACACTCTTGAAGCAAAACTTAAAGATTGGTTGAAAGAGTCTACAGATCGTCAGGCTCAACTAAACAAGCGCCTTAAAAAGTAA